Part of the Prevotella communis genome is shown below.
GCTACGCTACATCTGTTTGGCACGCCAGTTCTATCGGGCTATCAACGAGTCGCGCGGGCCCCTCCCCGATGCCGCTGTCAACATGATGGAGCAGGAGGTGCAACTGCCGTCGGCAAAAGCTGCTGTCATGGCATTGCAAAACAAATATCTGGAAATACAGCAGCGTGACATCACGAAGTCGGGCATTCTGAAGAGTAATAACGACGTGGCAAATATGAGTGATGGCGAACAGATACTCCGTAAAATCACAGAGCCTTATCGCGGTCGCCTCGTCTTGCTCGACATCTGGGGCACGTGGTGCGGCCCCTGCAAGGAAGCCCTTTCGCACAGTCAGGAGGAATATGAGCGACTGAAGGACTACAATCTCGTGTATCTCTATTTGGCCAACCGCAGCCCTGAGGATGGATGGAAGAATGTCATCAAGGAGTACAACGTCACGGGCGAGAATGTCGTACACTACAACCTGCCCGCCGACCAGCAGAGTGCCGTAGAGCATTTCCTGCAGGTTCACAGTTGGCCTACCTACAAACTCATTGACCGCGACGGAAAGGTGCTTGATGTCAATGCCGACCCGCGCAACCTCGAAGGTCTTGCAAAACTGTTGGAGAATTTGAAATAAAACATCATATGAAGAAAACTATCATTATCCTCCTGCTCGCCCTCGTTGCAATGACGGGCTGGGCGCAAAAATTCACCATTAGCGGTGACCTGTCAGTCATGACCAACAAGTTCGACCTTCCCCCCGCAAAGGCAAATATCGTATATATATGGAACGACTCTTTGAAGGGTACGCCTATAGAATACGCCGTGAAGGACGGGAAGTTCGAGATAAGCGGAAACGTCAGCCGCCCCATCTATTCGAAACTCATGGTACAACTGGAAATAGAAGTTGAGGGGAGAAAAGACACAACTACCGAAGGCATTCCCTTTATCCTTGAGCCTGGTAATATCAAAATGGATAGCAAATGGGCGCTGTTGAAGGGGACACCCCTCAACGATGCGAGTATTGCGATGTGCATAAAATTAAGCGAGTTGGCGAAGGCTGGCGAGAAAGAGAAACTGAAACAGGAGGCTTTCAACTTCGTGAAGCAACATGCCGCTGACCCAGCATCAATCTTTGTCATCGTTCAAGCACCAAACTTTATGGAAGCCAAGGACATTCTGACTATGATAGATATGTGTAGTGAGGAGATGCAGCACACCAATATCGATTTTTCCCTGCTGAGAGAAAAAGTGACGCTAGAGGCACATGCACCTCAGGAGGGCGACAAGTTTGCCGACTTCGCCGTAGAATACGAGGGCAAGACGACCCGTCTCAGCGACTACGTAGGTAAGGGTCAGTATGTGCTCGTAGATTTCTGGGCATCCTGGTGCAGGCCCTGTCGCCAGGAGATTCCCAACCTCATCGCAGCCTACGACAAATACAAGGATCGTGGTCTTCAGGTTCTCGGCATCGCCGCTTGGGATAAACCAGAGGACACGAAGAAGGCCATCGCAGAAGAACAGATTCCCTATCCGCAGATTATTAACTCGCAGAAGATTGCGACTGATATCTATGGTATCAGCGGCATCCCTGAAATCATCCTTTTCAGTCCCGACGGCACTATCCTTGCCCGCGGCCTGCGAGGAAACCAAATTGAAATCAAACTGGCGGAAGTATTCAATAACAAGAAATAAGCATCTAATTATCTGGTCGTTTGGATTTTTCTGCTCTTTCCAACTTAACTTTTATCCCCCTGATGCGTAATATAGATGTATGACACGCACAGAATTCGAACATATAGCCGCGCAACTGCGCCAGCGAGTACTGAAGGTTGGACTCGACTTCTTTGGCAACCAAGAGGATGCCGAGGATGCAGCCCAGGAGACTATGGTACAGCTGTGGCGCTACTGTGAGCATATTGACGCTGAACGGAATGTGGAGGCGCTGGCAGTCAAGATGGCAAAGAACTGCTGCATCTCTATGTATCGTAAGCGGCATCATGCCGAATCAGGGGATGAGGTCTTTGATTCCCTCCAGAATCACGCAAGCACCTCTGTCGATTCAGACCCACAGGCACAACTGGAAGCCGAGGATATGCAACGGATGCTGGATGCTGCCATGGCCCGATTGAACCCAAGGGAGCGGCAGTTGTTTGAGATGCGCCACGCAGAGGATCTCTCAACAGACGAGATAGCCCAGCAGACAGGCATCCCCAAGGCCTCCGTCGCCGCGATGGTCTCTACAGCACGCCGCAAGGTCATCATCGCCCTGCGTATCATTCTCTCTACAGCAGCCACCTATCTGGTGGGACTGTTCCTCTGGTTGCAGCAAGAGCCCGAGGCACCTGTAGAAACCGTAGCCAAAGAGCACCATACCGAAGAGGTCAACATCCCTTGCAAGGAGGGTACACTCATGGAACAGGCTCAGTGCTATCTGGAGCAAAAGAGGAACCAGCCAAAGACCTATAGTATAATTAAAAAATTGCTTTATGAAAACCAACAGTAGAATTTTCATGGCATTGATGCTGGCATTACTCGCCACCTCATGCAGGAACAAGGACGACCACATGCTCACCGTTATCAACGAAGACGGCACCTGCAGTCGTGAGTATACCTTCAAGACCACCCAACAGTGGCTGGCAGCATCGGCCGACGAGGACTATGACAGCATCATCGACAAGAGTTGGGAGCGCACCTGGTCTGTACAGGGTACTGACTCCGTACGCTATCCTGTACCCCTGACTGAAGCCCAACTCGACAGTATGCAGGAACTGGACCTCAACAAACCGTTGGGCAATATGCTGCTGGTGCACGCCAAGAAGACCTATGACAGCGTGGAGGAGATGAGCGCCGAACTATACCGCTCGGATAATCATCATCTGAAGAAGGTGGAAGGCATCAAAGCCACCAGCACGCTGGAGAAAAGTTTCAAGTGGTTTTATACCGACTACACGTTCAGCGAGACATTCACCTACGAAGGCGAGCCCATATTCCCTATTCCCCTCAGCGATTTTACGAGTGCCGACACCGCCTCGTTCTGGTTCACGGGTCAGCCCGACTTGACACAATACCTGAGTGGTGCAGAGCAGAAAGAGTTGCTGGATAAGATTGAGAAGAAGATAAGCCAATGGAGCAATGCCAACTGGTTTTATGAGATCTGCAACATCATCATCGACAACTACGACAGCATCCAGAATACTCCCGTCAGCAAGGAGCACTTCACCAGTCTGCGCGACTCGCTGGTTATGCAGCCCAGCGTACTGAATGGTAATGTCGAAGACAGTGGCCCAAAGGCATTCCTGTCACAAATAGAAGGCATCCTTCATACAGATGTCTATACCAACTTCCTAAAGACATATGAAGGTGGACCTGCACAGTACGGACAACTGCTCTCCTTTGGCTACCCCTACGACCTCATGATGCCAGGCACCGTAACCGATGCAGGCATGGGCGAATATGATGGCAAGGTGATTCATTACCAGTTGGGCGGCGAGCGCCTCATCACTGGTCCCTACGCCATCACCGCCTCATCACGTGTCGCCAACGTCTGGGCCTATATTGTGACTGCCCTCATCATCCTCCTAGCCCTCGGCAGTTTGTTACTTCATAAGAAGTAAAAACGAAGTGTCAAGATGATTAATAGCCAAAGGGTTTATTGTCTATTTTCCTGACACCAATGGTATATTAGAGGATCAATGCCTTGGAATACGATTTGAAACGGGTATAGGCAAACGGTTGTTGGGGTATAGGCACATGACCGTTTGGGTATAGGCAAATAATAGAAAGAAGACGTTTCTCTCCCTGCAAGCCTTAAGTATAATCTTATCGGTCACACGGTCACAGCTGTGACCGTGTGACCAGTGTCATTTTACGACAGTCCCTCAATCTCACCATTAACGATGGTGATACGCTCAGCCTGCGGACTCTTAGGTAGACCAGGCATACGGAGCATGTCGCCGGCAATAGCCACAATCATCTCACTGCCACAGTTGAGGATCACATCGCGAATGCGAATCGTAAAGCCCTCAGGCGAACCATAGCGGGTAGCATCGGCCGAGAAAGAGTATTGCGTCTTGGCGATACAGATGGGATAGCTACTGATATCCTTGTCGTCAGCAAAAATCTCACGGATAGCCTCCAGGCGCTTCTTACCAGTCTTGGTAAACTCCACAGCAGCAGCGCCATAGATGCGCTTACATACCTTCTCTATCTTACCCTCGATGGTTTCACTTTGAGGATAGGTGAAGTTGATAGGCAGAGGCTGGATGCGCTCGATGGTATCCACCACCTTCTGAGCCAGTTCCACTGCACCTTCGCCACCTTTCAGGAAAGCCTCGTTGACAGCGAAGCCCACGCCACGGTCCTCACAGTTCTTGCGGATGATATCTATCTCCTCGTCTGTATCAGAGTCAAAACGGTTCAGCGTCACAATAACGGGCTGTCCGAAACCTTGCATATTATTGATATGACGATTCAGGTTCTTCAAGCCCTCCCTGAGCCCGTCGGCATTGGGTTCCTTGATATGGTCAAGAGCCACGCCACCGTGCATCTTCAATCCCTGTGTCGTAGCCACGATAACCACCAGCTGAGGCTGCAAGCCAGCCTTACGGCACTTGATATTAAAGAACTTCTCAGCACCCAGATCGGCACCGAAGCCAGCCTCCGTCACCACATAGTCACTAAAGGTCATCGCCATCTTTGTAGCCATCACACTGGAACAGCCGTGGGCGATATTGGCAAACGGGCCACCATGAATAAAGGCAGGCGTCTGTTCGGTAGTCTGTACCAGATTGGGAGAAAGGGCATCACGCATCAACACGGTGATGGCACCGCCCACACCCAGGTCGCGAACGCGGAAAGGCTTGCCATCGGAAGTGATACCCAGGAGGATGTTTTCGATTCGACGACGCAAATCGTCCTCGCTGGTTGCCAGACAGAGGATAGCCATCAACTCGGAAGCGGGCGTAATGTCAAAACCAGTCTCTGAAACCACACCATCGCCACGCAAGCCCGTGACGATATTACGCAGGGCACGGTCGTTCACATCGAGCACACGCTTCCAGTAAATCTCACGCAGAGAGAACCCATCCTTGCGATGCTGATAGAGATAGTTGTCCAAGAGGGCACTAATCGTGTTATGGGCAGAAGTGACGGCATGGAAATCACCAGTGAAGTGCAGGTTGATCTTCTCCATCGGCAACACCTGGGCATAGCCACCTCCTGCAGCACCACCCTTCATGCCAAAACAAGGGCCGAGCGAGGGCTCACGCAAAGATACGGAAGCCTTCTTGCCAATCTTATTCAAGCCCATAGCCAAGCCAATGCTGACAGTAGTCTTGCCGATACCCACCTTCGTAGGACTGATGGCTGTAACCAGAATCAAACGGCTTTTCTTTACTCTCTCTTCATCGATGAGCGACACGGGCACCTTCGCCATAAAGCGTCCGTAGGGCTCCACCTTCTCAGGTGCTATGCCTAACTGTTCTGCAATGTCACTAATCGGTCTCAGCTCGCTTTCGCGAGCAATCTGAATGTCTGTCTTCATATTTAGTTTTACGGGTTAACAAAAGAAAAGAAAAAAAGCAAGCGATGTAGCTGAAGTCACACCGCTTGTTTTTCTCTGAAAAGAAGCTTAAGCCAAGAGTTTCTTTACAATCTCTGAGATGACTCGGCCATCAGCCTTGCCTGCCAGCTGCTTGCTGGCTGTGCCCATTACCTTTCCCATCTCCTTCATGCTTGTGGCTCCCACCTCAGCAATAATCTTCTTCACTTCTGCCTCAACCTCCTCATGGGAAAGTTGTTTCGGCAGATAACTCTCCAACACTTCCACCTGTGCCAACTCTGCGTCAGCCAAGTCCTGACGACCGGCCTGAGTATATGTAGCAGCAGTCTCCTTACCTTGTTTAGCCAACTTCGAGATAATCTTCAGCGCATCAGCATCAGCCAATGTGTCGTTGGCCCCTGGAGCAGTCTTTGCTTCCAAGAAAACTTTCTTAATGTTGCGAAGCGTCTCAAGACGTACCTTGTCGCGAGCTTTCATCGCGGCCTTAATATCTTCACTAATTTGATCGAATAAATCCATAATACCGTTATTATTATCAATCAATACATATTTATGCTGCAAAATTAATCATTTTCCATCTGAACAAATCACTCTTCTAGAAAGATTTAGTTTTATTTAGCGATTATGCCAAGCAAAGCCAATGTTCCATAAAAAGTAACACCCCGCAACCAATATTTCCGCGATTACGGCGTATATATAATAAAAGGTAAAAATAAATTTGAAAATAAAATGAACGATTTGATGTTTCGTGTGTATGCTGTCATGAAATAACCCCAAAACAAGAACAGTATGAAACGGAAAATGATGACATTACTGGCAGCAGCCACGATGATGACCACAGCTAGCGCACAGCAAACAGAACGTATAGACAGGCACCAGATTCTGACCCTATACGGCAACGCAGAGAAGACGGATAGTCTTTACAACTTCTGGAACACCTACGTACAGGTTCATCCAAAGGATGAGGTGGCTTGGCGTAACCTCTTCGAGGTATCGGAGAAGAAGGTTTTCCGCTGGGTCAGCACCACCAAGGACTGGAAAGGCGGTGAGGATTATCGCAAGCAGCTGAACGTGGTGGGACGCATGGAGAAAGCCATCCCTGGCACTTACACCTTTTATTATAGTGCATACGAGGGCAGCTATCTGCCAGAAGAGGTAGAGAAAGAGGCAAAGCAGTATAATATGACAACGTTCTATATGCACCACGATGCCTATGCCGATTCGGCCATTGCCGCGCTGCCTGCCGATGCCTTGGCTGGCGACTACGAGCGCTGGATACAACACCTGATTCCGAAGTGTGACACCGTGAGGATGGACCAGTTGCTGAAGCGCTGCTATGAGAGCGGGCAGTTTCCTGAGGAGACCCTGCAATACCATTTCAACGAACTGCAGGGCATGGAGACGGGCGGTGTCTATTGTGGTGCCCACGAGGGCGACATCATAGGCAAGCTCATCCTGCAACGGGTGCTGGGCGTGCATCAGGACAAGATTCTCTATGACGAGAATGCCTCTATGGATCCCGAGTATGTGAAGGCTGTGTTTGGACACATCGGCATTGCCTTTGATAAGGCGTGGTACTGGGAGGGATACGAAGATCAGATGGAAAAGCAGCGGACTATCATGCGCTACATCTTCGACCATTCCAAGCGACCCGTCTATCTGTCGGCCCACAACATGCAGGGGTATGTTTTGGGATATGGCCTGCCAGACGAGTTGAAAGCCCGCTTATACAACGAGGGGCTGACTATACGTTACTCCACCAAGCCCTACGACAATATGGCCGTGAAGCGTCGCAATATAGAACAGCGCTACCGGCTGGAGTATCTGCGCATGCCGTTCCATCCGAAAATGAAGGACACGCAGCTCTTCTCGTTCAGCGCCAATGCATACGCCATGAACTATATGCGGCTGTTGCACGACCAGCTGCCCTACTACAAGAAGCACAACCGGGAGCGCTATCAGTGGTTGCACGGCATCTTTACCGACATCATCGATCGGTTAGAGAAGGAAAACTTTGATGTGGATGAATTCAAAGGCTATCTGAAATGAGCATCTTCCATTTTAAACCACTGCGCCAGCAGACCGATGAACAACTGATGGCACGTGCTGCGGCAGGCAGCGATACAGCTTTCGAAGAGCTGTATCGCCGCTATGCGCGTAGATTAAAAGGGTTCTTCTTCCTACAGTTAGGTGGCGACGAGGAACTGGCAGCCGATGCCATGCACGATGTCTTTCTGCGTGCATACGAGGCAAGGAGCAGTTATCAGGAGGGACGCCGGGTTGATACGTGGCTCTTCACCATAGCCTATAATATCTGTCGCAACCACTATCGCAGCAATGCCTACGAGGCGCAACTGTTAGCCACCCTCGATTCTGAGCCAGTGAATGATCAGCAGATTGAGGTTGAGTTGGACGAAGCCACATTAGACCAAGCTTTGGAACAGGCGTTGGCAGAACTTCCCCCGTCATTGCACCAAATCTTCTCTCTACACTATCAGGAAGAACTGACAATTCCGCAGATAGCCGAGATTGTAGGCGTTCCTGAAGGTACTATCAAATCGCGTCTCCACAAGACAATGAACATTATCCGTAAAAAACTGAAGAAATATGAAGATAAGTAACGAACAGATTATCCAGTCCGCCCGCCGTCAGCGTGAATCAGTAAACAGCCGTATGGGCGTTGAAACGTGGCATCCCCATCATCGTCATAGCCGTGGCATAGCAGCCGCGATAGCCATTGCCGCCAGTTTCATCAGTTTTATTGCTGGCTACGGCGTTCATGTTAACATGTCACAGTCTGACATCCAGCCAATGGCACAAAACATTCTTGTGCAACACGACACCATTGTGCATACCGAGACCGTCCGAGACACCGTGTATCAGACACGCATTGTCACTAAGTATGCAAAGCCCTTGACTGCTCAGACCTCTCCAGTAATCGACCAAATGGTAATGGATAATCAGATCATTGAGAATGATGCCGAACAAGCGGCTTGTTCCATGCTATGCGATAACATTCCTTATGCCCTATTGGCCACCCCATGAAATTGAAAATTAAACGAAATTATTAATTACAAGCCTGCCTGTAGCAATTACTGGCAGGCTTATTTTTTCGGAGTCTTACATGTGAAATCCACGGAAAATGCGTTACGCAAATTTGTATAATTGTATTTTTAATCCCCTACCACTTCCCAATGGCCCCCCTTATTTGGGCCTATATGCTTAATTTTACCAGACTCTTGTAGTAAATGAAGGTGCTTGCTGATTCCACTTCTAGCCATTTTCAGATTCTCAGCAATCTGCCTTGATGTTATGTTCGGATTATCTGTCAGAAGTTTTATTATTCTTTTCTGGGTAGTTTTTGGTCCACTTTCTGGTCCACTTTCTGGTCCACTTTTCTGTCCACTTTCGGCATCTATGGACTGTAAAGTAGGAACATAAGGAATCTCTATGCGATAAACGTCCTGCTCCTCAATGACGGGTTCCTTGCCATTAGCGTATAGAGGAGTGTACTTGAACATCTTTCTCATACCACTACCAAGCTCTTCTACGATTCCCATTTGAGAGAACACCTTGGCTATCTTTGGGTTCTTACGATGCGGACGCATGGTCTGAAGATCGATATGCCCATAGACGTATGGAATATTCCAGTTCTCCGTAACGATGCTATCTCGATAGATAGTAAACGTCGTAGGATAAGCACTGCTATACTCACGATGTATAATCATGTTCAGAACCACCTCTCGTAAGATTGTGTCACGAAGGCTGAAACGCTGTATGCCTTCTATATAGGGTTGCTCTGGCAGATGCTTCTTAATGAAAGCCATCGTGATAGGGTAAGCCTTCAGCAGATTGCAGCTCAACAATTCCCGGTCATCATAGAGTTCAGTATTGTTTACGCGGCAAAGCAAATCAATGCGATAAGCAGGAAGGGCAGTGGTGATGGCATGGTTATTACCAAACAAAAGAATGGCAGCCAGCGTCAGTCCTTCTTTACCTGTGTCTGGGTCAATAGCAAGTAATTCTGCCGAGCGTATAATTTCTTCGTTCGACAGATTGAGCCAAGGGTGCTGTGAATTCTCAATACGGATGCCCCGTCTCAACTCATCGAAGGCTTCCTCATCCAAATCCTTCATTCCCAACATCGGATAAACCCTATCCTCAGTCTTAAACTTACTCTTACGTATAAACAAGTTCGCAATCTGTTCGGTACTGCGTAGTTCAAAGTCACCGTCTTGATTGCGGTCATAGAAAACACCTTTATAGCTGTGTCCCTGAGTGCTTTCTGGCACATAGAAGTAGATGACCTTCTTGCCATCTAAATCCATTGGTTCAAAGTTCAGATAGTAAGTAGGTTTGAACAACTGAGGGTTGTTCATATCCTTTGCCAACTGGTCTAACTGCTCCTGAACTTTAGAGGGATTGATACCGACGACGTTTCTATCATCATCAACTCCCAACACGACATGACCACCTCTGCGATTCAGAAACGCACAGATGGATTCATAGACCTTACGAGCCAAGCTGTCTTTCGACTCTTTCAGCTCGACTTCAGTTCCTTCGCCTTGCGATATAATCGCTTTTAGCTTTTCTGGTGTCATCATTATTTCTGTTTGACGCTGCAAAATTACAATTTTTCGTTGAGATTCTTTCACTACAAGGCTTCAAAATGCTGATTTTCCGAAAGTTTGTTTCAAATTGGCTCTAACAAGCCAAGATTTAGCACAAACTATATAAGACAATAAAACACCAACGAGACAAACAGATAGAATTTGCTTATCTCGCTGGTATTAAATAGTTTAGACTTAAAGAAGCCTATCAATACTCATCCTCGTTGAACAGGAAGTCTTCTTTTGTGGGATAGTCGGGCCAGATGTCCTCGATACTCTCGTAAACGTCACCTTCGTCCTCAATCTCCTGCAAGTTCTCGAGCACTTCGAGTGGAGCGCCCGAACGGATGGCATAGTCAATTAACTCGTCCTTGGTTGCGGGCCAGGGAGCGTCCTCCAGTTTTGATGCTAATTCTAGTGTCCAATACATATTCTTATTCTTTTTATGTTAGTCGTTTCCACTATTTTTGCCAATCGGTTCTTAAATTGGGCGCAAAAGTAGTAAATAATTTTTTATCTACAAGGTTTTTGCCACATTATTTCATGTTGATGAGCGTTAAAATTTATTTTTTTTGCTAAAACGAAGAGATAATCGCTCAACCGGTTGACATATTTGATAATATCCGTACCCACTTCTGCCACATCGGCAAGGGCATCTATTCGACGCTCGGCACGACGGCAGACGGTACGACAGACATGACACTGGGCAGCAGCTATAGTACCACCAGGTAATACAAAACCAGGACACTCCGGCAGGAGGGGCAGTATCGCATCAACACGCTGTTCCAGGGCCTCCGTCTCGCCCTCTGGCAGGATAGCCGATGGATAGAGCGGCGTCTTACTCTGATCGGTAGCCAGATGAGAGCCCACGATGAAGAGGTTGCTCTGCGTGTGAATCAGGAACTCGCGCTCATCATCATCCTGAGGCAGTTGGGCAACCAATAATCCGATATGTGAACAGAGTTCGTCGATAGTGCCATAAGCCTCCAGACGGACATCACTCTTCTTAATACGTATGCCACCCACCAGACTAGTCATACCTTTATCGCCTGTGCGAGTATAAATCTTGGTCATTTTCATAAGTTTTGAGATTTTAGGTAAGAGGTTTTTAGAAGTTTATGATATAGTTTTGTTTCACGCGTTTAGGGTCGAAGAACACGATTCCACAGTAATAGAGGTCAAAGGTGACTGTTGCCCTTGGGTCG
Proteins encoded:
- a CDS encoding TlpA disulfide reductase family protein, producing the protein MKKTIIILLLALVAMTGWAQKFTISGDLSVMTNKFDLPPAKANIVYIWNDSLKGTPIEYAVKDGKFEISGNVSRPIYSKLMVQLEIEVEGRKDTTTEGIPFILEPGNIKMDSKWALLKGTPLNDASIAMCIKLSELAKAGEKEKLKQEAFNFVKQHAADPASIFVIVQAPNFMEAKDILTMIDMCSEEMQHTNIDFSLLREKVTLEAHAPQEGDKFADFAVEYEGKTTRLSDYVGKGQYVLVDFWASWCRPCRQEIPNLIAAYDKYKDRGLQVLGIAAWDKPEDTKKAIAEEQIPYPQIINSQKIATDIYGISGIPEIILFSPDGTILARGLRGNQIEIKLAEVFNNKK
- a CDS encoding RNA polymerase sigma factor, whose protein sequence is MTRTEFEHIAAQLRQRVLKVGLDFFGNQEDAEDAAQETMVQLWRYCEHIDAERNVEALAVKMAKNCCISMYRKRHHAESGDEVFDSLQNHASTSVDSDPQAQLEAEDMQRMLDAAMARLNPRERQLFEMRHAEDLSTDEIAQQTGIPKASVAAMVSTARRKVIIALRIILSTAATYLVGLFLWLQQEPEAPVETVAKEHHTEEVNIPCKEGTLMEQAQCYLEQKRNQPKTYSIIKKLLYENQQ
- a CDS encoding formate--tetrahydrofolate ligase; amino-acid sequence: MKTDIQIARESELRPISDIAEQLGIAPEKVEPYGRFMAKVPVSLIDEERVKKSRLILVTAISPTKVGIGKTTVSIGLAMGLNKIGKKASVSLREPSLGPCFGMKGGAAGGGYAQVLPMEKINLHFTGDFHAVTSAHNTISALLDNYLYQHRKDGFSLREIYWKRVLDVNDRALRNIVTGLRGDGVVSETGFDITPASELMAILCLATSEDDLRRRIENILLGITSDGKPFRVRDLGVGGAITVLMRDALSPNLVQTTEQTPAFIHGGPFANIAHGCSSVMATKMAMTFSDYVVTEAGFGADLGAEKFFNIKCRKAGLQPQLVVIVATTQGLKMHGGVALDHIKEPNADGLREGLKNLNRHINNMQGFGQPVIVTLNRFDSDTDEEIDIIRKNCEDRGVGFAVNEAFLKGGEGAVELAQKVVDTIERIQPLPINFTYPQSETIEGKIEKVCKRIYGAAAVEFTKTGKKRLEAIREIFADDKDISSYPICIAKTQYSFSADATRYGSPEGFTIRIRDVILNCGSEMIVAIAGDMLRMPGLPKSPQAERITIVNGEIEGLS
- a CDS encoding GatB/YqeY domain-containing protein — translated: MDLFDQISEDIKAAMKARDKVRLETLRNIKKVFLEAKTAPGANDTLADADALKIISKLAKQGKETAATYTQAGRQDLADAELAQVEVLESYLPKQLSHEEVEAEVKKIIAEVGATSMKEMGKVMGTASKQLAGKADGRVISEIVKKLLA
- a CDS encoding RNA polymerase sigma factor, whose translation is MSIFHFKPLRQQTDEQLMARAAAGSDTAFEELYRRYARRLKGFFFLQLGGDEELAADAMHDVFLRAYEARSSYQEGRRVDTWLFTIAYNICRNHYRSNAYEAQLLATLDSEPVNDQQIEVELDEATLDQALEQALAELPPSLHQIFSLHYQEELTIPQIAEIVGVPEGTIKSRLHKTMNIIRKKLKKYEDK
- a CDS encoding RNA-binding domain-containing protein; this encodes MMTPEKLKAIISQGEGTEVELKESKDSLARKVYESICAFLNRRGGHVVLGVDDDRNVVGINPSKVQEQLDQLAKDMNNPQLFKPTYYLNFEPMDLDGKKVIYFYVPESTQGHSYKGVFYDRNQDGDFELRSTEQIANLFIRKSKFKTEDRVYPMLGMKDLDEEAFDELRRGIRIENSQHPWLNLSNEEIIRSAELLAIDPDTGKEGLTLAAILLFGNNHAITTALPAYRIDLLCRVNNTELYDDRELLSCNLLKAYPITMAFIKKHLPEQPYIEGIQRFSLRDTILREVVLNMIIHREYSSAYPTTFTIYRDSIVTENWNIPYVYGHIDLQTMRPHRKNPKIAKVFSQMGIVEELGSGMRKMFKYTPLYANGKEPVIEEQDVYRIEIPYVPTLQSIDAESGQKSGPESGPESGPKTTQKRIIKLLTDNPNITSRQIAENLKMARSGISKHLHLLQESGKIKHIGPNKGGHWEVVGD
- a CDS encoding DUF2795 domain-containing protein, translating into MYWTLELASKLEDAPWPATKDELIDYAIRSGAPLEVLENLQEIEDEGDVYESIEDIWPDYPTKEDFLFNEDEY
- a CDS encoding cob(I)yrinic acid a,c-diamide adenosyltransferase, with the protein product MKMTKIYTRTGDKGMTSLVGGIRIKKSDVRLEAYGTIDELCSHIGLLVAQLPQDDDEREFLIHTQSNLFIVGSHLATDQSKTPLYPSAILPEGETEALEQRVDAILPLLPECPGFVLPGGTIAAAQCHVCRTVCRRAERRIDALADVAEVGTDIIKYVNRLSDYLFVLAKKINFNAHQHEIMWQKPCR